One segment of Paraburkholderia sp. PREW-6R DNA contains the following:
- a CDS encoding Gfo/Idh/MocA family oxidoreductase, whose translation MPVEPSSPADSVPSSADSTPADPPRGEARRRFLQRSGLGIAAALAASSAATVHAAGVAAADANAVKLSLIQDPNTEQKEQTPDPNLPPDDRVGYAIVGLGRLSLNQILPALSQCKYSKVAALVSGDRAKALKIARQYGVRESAVYDYQSFEQLANNSDVQVVYVVLPNSLHREYTVRAAKIGKHVLCEKPMATSVADCQAMIDACRQANRKLMIAYRSQYEPMDRMIAKMVKDNQLGPLREFIASNSQNVGDPTQWRLNKALAGGGALPDIGLYCLNAVRFITGREPDQVIATVSRPDNDPRFREVEAGVHFILSFPEGFTATCAASYASHESRFFRLQGAQGWAEMDPAFGYNGLRLRHGLLVDGKNAVTELQIDPQDQFAREIDHMSSCVKRDAMPHTPGEEGLQDQRIMEAIYESARTGRAVPIARPTSPTRGPEPDEETF comes from the coding sequence ATGCCCGTTGAACCGTCTTCGCCCGCCGACTCTGTGCCGTCTTCCGCCGACAGCACGCCAGCCGACCCGCCGCGAGGCGAGGCCAGGCGGCGCTTTCTGCAGCGCAGCGGCCTTGGGATCGCGGCAGCGCTGGCCGCGAGTTCGGCGGCAACGGTGCACGCAGCAGGCGTAGCCGCCGCCGATGCGAATGCAGTCAAGCTATCGTTGATCCAGGACCCCAACACCGAGCAGAAGGAGCAGACGCCTGACCCGAATCTGCCGCCCGACGACCGTGTAGGCTATGCAATCGTTGGACTGGGACGCCTGTCGCTCAATCAGATCCTGCCCGCGTTATCGCAGTGTAAGTACTCGAAGGTCGCGGCGCTCGTCTCGGGCGACCGTGCCAAGGCGCTGAAGATCGCGCGCCAGTACGGGGTGCGCGAATCGGCCGTGTATGACTACCAGAGCTTCGAGCAACTTGCGAACAACAGCGACGTGCAGGTTGTCTATGTGGTGCTGCCCAATAGTCTGCATCGGGAGTACACGGTGCGCGCGGCGAAGATCGGCAAGCACGTGCTGTGCGAAAAGCCAATGGCCACGAGTGTTGCGGACTGCCAGGCGATGATCGACGCGTGCCGGCAGGCGAATCGCAAGCTGATGATCGCGTATCGCAGCCAGTACGAGCCGATGGACCGCATGATCGCGAAGATGGTCAAAGACAATCAGCTGGGTCCGTTGCGTGAATTCATCGCGAGCAATTCGCAGAACGTGGGCGACCCGACGCAGTGGCGTTTGAACAAGGCGCTGGCCGGCGGTGGCGCGTTGCCCGACATTGGCCTGTACTGTTTGAACGCCGTGCGCTTCATCACCGGACGCGAACCCGATCAGGTGATCGCCACGGTTTCCCGCCCGGACAACGACCCGCGTTTCAGAGAGGTGGAGGCGGGCGTGCATTTCATCCTTAGTTTCCCCGAAGGCTTCACGGCAACCTGCGCGGCCAGCTACGCCAGTCACGAATCGCGTTTCTTCCGCTTGCAAGGCGCGCAGGGTTGGGCGGAGATGGACCCCGCGTTCGGCTATAACGGCTTGCGGCTGCGCCACGGGTTGCTCGTCGACGGCAAGAACGCGGTAACCGAACTGCAAATCGATCCGCAAGATCAGTTTGCGCGCGAGATCGACCATATGTCGTCGTGCGTCAAGCGCGATGCGATGCCGCATACGCCCGGCGAAGAGGGACTGCAGGACCAGCGCATCATGGAAGCGATCTACGAATCCGCGCGTACCGGCCGCGCGGTTCCCATCGCGCGCCCGACGTCGCCGACACGCGGGCCGGAGCCCGACGAGGAGACTTTCTGA
- a CDS encoding phytanoyl-CoA dioxygenase family protein, with protein MTGFSSSELDAYATTFERDGMVLLKQHFPKATLAAWRAAFEPLLRARIMSGTTAVRGDNRHYITLPFTGVFADESIFCDPGILGIVERVAGEDPVMCQLATDTPLKGSTHQDVHRDTPPLFDDQPETPSFQLAVNFPLCDVSLENGPFETTLGTHRMRPDEAMSAYREGRAGLHAIPMELGDVMIRDVRALHRGTPNNTDEPRPMVVIGYSRSWYFRPEVHIDVPVDLDQRLSPRAKRLLRHMPRVAELDALPAAEAYKKFAY; from the coding sequence ATGACAGGCTTCTCATCAAGCGAACTGGATGCGTACGCAACGACATTCGAGCGCGACGGCATGGTGCTGTTGAAGCAGCACTTTCCTAAAGCCACGCTGGCCGCGTGGCGCGCCGCATTCGAGCCGTTGCTGCGCGCCCGCATCATGTCGGGAACGACGGCCGTGCGGGGCGACAACCGGCACTACATCACGTTGCCGTTTACCGGCGTTTTCGCCGACGAAAGTATTTTTTGCGACCCCGGCATTCTCGGGATTGTCGAACGCGTGGCGGGTGAGGATCCGGTCATGTGTCAGCTCGCCACCGATACGCCGCTAAAGGGCTCGACGCATCAGGACGTGCATCGCGACACACCGCCGCTATTCGACGATCAACCTGAAACGCCCTCCTTCCAGTTGGCCGTCAACTTTCCGCTGTGCGACGTGTCGCTCGAAAACGGGCCATTTGAAACCACGCTGGGCACACATCGCATGCGGCCCGACGAGGCCATGAGCGCGTACCGCGAAGGCCGTGCCGGCTTGCACGCGATCCCGATGGAACTCGGCGATGTGATGATTCGCGACGTCCGCGCGCTGCACCGCGGCACACCGAACAACACGGACGAGCCGCGCCCAATGGTCGTCATCGGCTACAGCAGAAGCTGGTATTTCCGCCCCGAGGTACATATCGACGTGCCGGTCGACCTCGATCAGCGTCTGAGCCCGCGCGCGAAGCGCTTGCTGCGCCACATGCCGCGCGTCGCCGAACTCGACGCTTTGCCCGCGGCTGAGGCTTATAAAAAGTTCGCTTACTGA
- a CDS encoding MBL fold metallo-hydrolase yields MPLSLRMPLLSACLAVCAASSVCTASAQETGPSPEQIAASGIHHAPRTEDGYENDDGPLARGSVWKWRWNRLIHHLPPPPENGYAFPVDHPDVAWINANRTVNTLTWIGHSTALLQIDGVNILTDPIFSERASPFTFAGPKRRVPPGLTLAELPHIDIVLISHSHYDHLDEASVKALNAQPGGPPLFLVPLGIKEWLAKKGISNAQESDWGDHTLASRLNFWFVPSTHWSARSLTDRNETLWGGWVVKTSPQAAHPFSLYFAGDTGYSLDSKRIGAAFGCFDLALIPIGAYAPRWFMGPQHVDPQQAVQIFEDVHARKAVGIHWGTFELADEPLDEPPRKLAEATHAAGLPDDAFTVLHHGQMIRLDGPGGGANACAR; encoded by the coding sequence ATGCCACTCTCATTGCGCATGCCTCTACTTTCTGCCTGCCTCGCAGTTTGCGCTGCCAGTTCAGTTTGCACTGCCAGTGCTCAGGAAACGGGACCGTCGCCCGAACAGATTGCTGCAAGCGGCATTCATCATGCGCCCCGCACGGAGGATGGCTACGAGAACGACGACGGTCCGCTCGCACGCGGCTCCGTGTGGAAATGGCGCTGGAATCGCCTGATCCATCACCTGCCGCCGCCACCCGAAAACGGCTACGCGTTTCCGGTCGATCATCCGGACGTCGCGTGGATCAACGCGAACCGCACTGTAAATACGCTGACCTGGATCGGCCATTCCACCGCCCTGTTGCAGATCGACGGCGTCAATATCCTGACCGACCCGATCTTCTCCGAGCGCGCGTCGCCGTTCACGTTCGCCGGGCCGAAGCGCCGCGTACCGCCGGGCCTCACGCTTGCGGAACTGCCGCACATCGACATCGTGCTGATCTCGCACAGTCACTACGATCATCTCGACGAAGCCAGCGTGAAGGCACTGAATGCGCAACCGGGCGGTCCGCCGCTCTTTCTGGTGCCGCTCGGCATCAAGGAATGGCTCGCGAAGAAAGGCATCAGCAATGCGCAGGAATCCGATTGGGGCGACCATACCCTCGCTTCGCGTCTGAATTTCTGGTTCGTGCCGTCAACGCACTGGTCCGCGCGCAGCCTGACCGACCGCAACGAAACGCTATGGGGCGGCTGGGTCGTGAAGACTTCGCCGCAGGCGGCGCATCCGTTCTCGCTGTATTTCGCGGGAGATACCGGTTACTCGCTGGACTCGAAACGCATCGGCGCGGCGTTCGGCTGTTTCGATCTCGCGCTGATCCCGATCGGCGCGTATGCGCCGCGCTGGTTCATGGGTCCGCAGCACGTCGATCCCCAGCAAGCGGTGCAGATTTTCGAGGACGTGCATGCCAGGAAGGCTGTCGGCATTCACTGGGGCACGTTCGAACTCGCCGACGAACCGCTCGACGAGCCGCCCCGAAAGCTCGCCGAAGCCACGCACGCCGCCGGACTGCCGGACGACGCATTCACCGTGCTGCATCACGGGCAGATGATCCGGCTCGACGGGCCGGGCGGCGGCGCCAACGCCTGCGCGCGCTAG
- a CDS encoding Gfo/Idh/MocA family oxidoreductase: MTSAKIFPLRDCGPGSAQGPALPAAGATRPASSIDLGRVENSRVEFENWKGAADKPSPPPPAPTPPAQRVGFAVVGLGRLALEEILPAFQQSLHARVVALVSSSPQKAAVVAAQYGVTSEAIYGYDDMHRLASNPDIQAVYVVTPNGLHLDHVRNAAQAGKHVLCEKPMANTSDEARQMIDACAQAGVKLMIAYRCQFEPFNREAARLTQSGELGRARVIEATNTQVQGPGDQWRLKAALAGGGALPDIGLYCLNGVRALLAEEPVEVYAQVVNPEGDPRYAEVEETMAFTLRFPSGAIARCTASYGAHESKDMRVRLEAGWIDVENAFAYRGQRMRVARRKGDAEAVEEVRLGARNQFTLEIDHFAQCIADDTAPHTPGEEGLQDQLLMEAIYRSAREGVPVAIGAASAHTPERQPQL; the protein is encoded by the coding sequence ATGACTTCGGCAAAGATCTTCCCTCTGCGTGATTGCGGTCCGGGTTCCGCGCAAGGACCCGCATTGCCTGCCGCCGGCGCGACGCGTCCGGCTTCGTCTATCGATCTCGGCCGTGTCGAAAACTCGCGCGTCGAGTTCGAGAACTGGAAGGGCGCCGCGGACAAGCCGTCGCCGCCTCCGCCGGCGCCAACGCCACCGGCGCAGCGGGTCGGCTTCGCGGTCGTTGGGCTTGGAAGGCTGGCGCTCGAGGAAATCCTGCCCGCCTTCCAGCAAAGCCTGCATGCGCGGGTCGTGGCGCTCGTATCGTCGAGTCCGCAGAAGGCCGCCGTAGTGGCCGCGCAATACGGTGTGACCTCCGAAGCGATCTACGGCTATGACGACATGCATCGGCTCGCGAGCAACCCTGACATTCAGGCGGTCTACGTGGTCACGCCCAACGGACTGCATCTCGATCACGTGCGCAATGCCGCGCAGGCCGGCAAGCATGTGCTGTGCGAAAAGCCGATGGCGAACACGTCCGACGAAGCGCGCCAGATGATCGACGCGTGTGCGCAGGCCGGCGTGAAACTGATGATCGCGTATCGCTGCCAGTTCGAGCCGTTCAATCGCGAGGCCGCGCGCCTCACGCAGTCGGGTGAACTCGGCCGTGCCCGCGTGATCGAGGCGACCAACACACAGGTTCAAGGTCCCGGCGACCAGTGGCGGTTGAAGGCCGCGCTGGCCGGCGGCGGCGCGCTGCCCGATATCGGTCTGTACTGCCTGAATGGGGTGCGTGCGTTGCTGGCGGAGGAACCGGTCGAAGTCTATGCGCAGGTCGTAAATCCGGAGGGCGATCCGCGGTATGCGGAAGTCGAGGAAACGATGGCGTTCACGCTGCGGTTTCCCTCCGGCGCGATTGCGCGTTGCACGGCCAGTTACGGCGCGCATGAATCGAAGGACATGCGCGTGCGGCTCGAGGCGGGCTGGATCGACGTGGAGAACGCATTCGCGTATCGCGGCCAGCGCATGCGGGTGGCACGGCGCAAAGGCGACGCGGAGGCGGTCGAAGAGGTGCGGCTGGGCGCCAGGAACCAGTTCACGCTGGAGATCGACCACTTCGCCCAATGCATCGCGGACGACACCGCGCCGCATACGCCGGGCGAGGAAGGCTTGCAGGATCAGTTGCTGATGGAGGCGATCTACCGGTCAGCGCGGGAGGGCGTGCCGGTTGCGATCGGCGCGGCCAGCGCGCACACACCGGAGCGCCAGCCGCAGCTGTAG
- a CDS encoding GNAT family N-acetyltransferase, whose protein sequence is MTSSKPTTASDAALAEASEPSLANVVWTSLAGAHASFAQGSADARRYRPEYAPFAGARDYSANSVAALAHMLLPGERLTLFTNAKPVIPSGYDVVREATVLQMIGTHQPTSPHDARIVELGDEDVPDMLKLVERTEPGPFRERTHELGHFVGIREGGTLVAMAGERMKAGKYVELSAVCTDPDWRGRGLGTLLMNHLSFAMRARGETPFLHVFSTNTPALRLYGQLGFRLARTLHLTALMPTVIAR, encoded by the coding sequence ATGACGTCATCTAAGCCAACAACAGCATCCGACGCGGCCCTCGCTGAAGCATCCGAACCGTCTCTCGCGAATGTCGTGTGGACCTCGCTCGCGGGCGCGCACGCAAGCTTTGCACAAGGTTCGGCCGATGCGCGCCGGTATCGGCCCGAGTACGCGCCGTTCGCCGGCGCGCGCGACTACTCGGCAAACAGCGTTGCGGCACTCGCGCACATGCTTTTGCCCGGCGAACGGCTGACGCTTTTCACGAACGCTAAGCCCGTGATTCCTTCGGGCTATGACGTCGTGCGGGAAGCAACCGTGCTTCAGATGATCGGCACACACCAGCCGACTTCGCCGCACGATGCCCGGATTGTCGAGCTCGGCGACGAAGACGTGCCCGACATGCTGAAACTGGTGGAGCGGACTGAACCGGGGCCCTTTCGCGAGCGTACCCATGAACTGGGCCACTTCGTCGGCATCCGCGAGGGCGGCACACTCGTGGCGATGGCTGGAGAACGCATGAAAGCCGGAAAGTATGTCGAACTGAGCGCCGTCTGCACGGACCCGGACTGGCGTGGACGCGGCCTCGGCACATTGCTGATGAACCACCTGTCGTTCGCCATGCGCGCACGTGGCGAGACGCCCTTTCTGCACGTTTTTTCCACTAATACGCCTGCATTGCGGCTTTACGGCCAGCTTGGATTTCGCCTCGCCCGCACGCTGCATCTGACGGCGCTCATGCCAACTGTGATCGCCCGCTAA
- a CDS encoding dihydroxy-acid dehydratase — MSDQNDGGSSKAARVLGFARGLTNYGDRDVSVYLRRTFASSMGYSREMLDRPIVGIAHSASGFNNCHRHFPELIDAVKRGVLAAGGLPIEFPTISLGETFLAPTSLKFRNLMSMDVEEMTRAQPMDSVVLLGGCDKTVPAQLMGAASADIPAIQLVAGPMSTSRHRGERLGACTDCRRFWAKFRAAEIDAQEIDVVERRLASTAGTCAVMGTASTMAIIAETLGMMPAHSAACPAVDADRLRVAEQTGRAAFELIGRPIRPSEVMTADSIDNALRVLLAIGGSTNAVIHLAAIAGRLGHKLDLRRLNELSESTPVLVNLKPTGEHYMEDLYAAGGVPAILREIRHLLHLDCRMVTGETLGDRLHDVSWVDHTVVREFTNPVRETGGLVALFGNLAPRGAIMKRSAADPTLFETQGRAVVFDSLEDLANRIDSDDLDVSADDFLVLRNAGPTSESAMPEAGYLPIPAKLARAGVKDMVRLSDARMSGTAYGTIVLHITPDAASGGPLALVRTGDRIQLSVARRALDLLVSDEELERRRAALPAQSTSRATRGYAKLYEREILQADEGCDFAFLRSAQM, encoded by the coding sequence ATGAGCGATCAGAACGATGGCGGCAGTTCGAAGGCGGCGCGCGTGCTGGGCTTCGCGCGTGGCCTCACGAACTATGGCGACCGCGATGTCAGCGTCTATCTGCGCCGAACCTTCGCCAGTTCAATGGGCTATAGCCGCGAGATGCTCGATCGGCCCATTGTCGGCATTGCGCATTCGGCGAGCGGCTTCAACAATTGTCACCGGCATTTTCCGGAACTGATCGACGCGGTCAAACGCGGAGTGCTCGCGGCAGGCGGCCTGCCCATCGAATTTCCCACCATCTCGCTCGGCGAGACGTTTCTTGCACCGACCAGTCTGAAATTCCGCAACCTGATGTCGATGGACGTCGAGGAAATGACGCGTGCGCAGCCGATGGACTCCGTCGTGCTGCTCGGCGGCTGCGACAAGACCGTGCCCGCGCAGTTGATGGGCGCGGCGTCGGCGGATATTCCGGCGATTCAACTGGTAGCCGGTCCGATGTCCACCAGCCGTCATCGCGGCGAGCGGCTCGGTGCGTGCACCGATTGCCGCCGTTTCTGGGCAAAATTCCGCGCCGCCGAAATCGATGCGCAAGAAATCGATGTGGTCGAACGGCGGCTCGCGTCGACGGCCGGCACGTGTGCCGTGATGGGCACGGCCAGCACGATGGCGATCATTGCCGAGACGCTCGGCATGATGCCGGCTCATAGCGCCGCGTGTCCCGCTGTCGACGCAGACCGGCTGCGCGTCGCCGAACAAACCGGGCGCGCCGCGTTCGAACTGATCGGCCGGCCAATCCGTCCGAGCGAAGTCATGACGGCCGATTCGATCGACAATGCGCTGCGTGTGCTGCTCGCGATCGGCGGCTCCACGAACGCGGTGATCCATCTCGCGGCGATTGCCGGGCGCCTCGGCCACAAGCTCGATCTCAGGCGGTTGAACGAACTGAGCGAAAGCACGCCGGTGCTGGTGAATCTGAAGCCGACCGGCGAGCACTACATGGAAGATCTGTACGCAGCCGGCGGCGTGCCGGCCATTCTGCGCGAGATCAGACACCTGCTGCATCTCGATTGCCGCATGGTGACCGGCGAGACGCTCGGCGATCGTCTGCATGACGTGAGCTGGGTGGATCATACGGTGGTGCGCGAGTTCACGAACCCCGTGCGTGAGACCGGCGGGCTCGTCGCGCTGTTCGGCAATCTGGCGCCGCGCGGCGCGATCATGAAGCGTTCCGCGGCCGATCCCACACTGTTCGAAACGCAAGGGCGCGCGGTGGTGTTCGATTCGCTGGAGGACCTGGCGAACCGCATCGACAGCGACGATCTGGATGTCAGCGCCGACGACTTCCTCGTGTTGAGAAATGCCGGACCCACGAGTGAATCGGCGATGCCCGAGGCGGGCTATCTGCCGATTCCGGCAAAGCTCGCCCGCGCTGGTGTAAAAGACATGGTGCGCCTGTCGGATGCGCGAATGAGCGGCACCGCGTACGGCACCATCGTGCTGCATATCACGCCCGACGCAGCTTCGGGCGGCCCGCTCGCGCTCGTGCGCACGGGCGACCGGATCCAGCTCAGCGTGGCGCGGCGCGCGCTCGACCTGCTGGTCTCCGATGAAGAACTGGAGCGCCGCCGGGCGGCACTGCCGGCGCAGAGCACGTCGCGCGCAACGCGTGGCTACGCGAAACTGTACGAACGCGAGATCCTGCAGGCCGACGAGGGGTGTGATTTTGCGTTTCTGAGGAGTGCGCAGATGTAA
- a CDS encoding glucose/quinate/shikimate family membrane-bound PQQ-dependent dehydrogenase: MSRHSRPHGVIAVLTLLFTALTALYLLIGGAWLLSLGGSAYYVITGVLLLVVAWLLYRRSPAALALYALVLVGTAVWSLWESGPDFWALAPRSGVLVIFGVWLLLLVSWRLETPRRFGVTSLVVSLVIWAGVLIYATFNDPQTINGTLSSASGTPAATANGIDPSDWPAYGRTQEGTRYSPLQQITPDNVKNLQVAWTFRTGDMKGPNDPVEITNEVTPIKIGDLLYLCSPHQILFALDAKTGALKWKFDPRLKNDPSFQHVTCRGVSYVDLSANAATAQPATPASDAAAPTTEAAAPASDAAASATPAATAPAEAACTRRIFLPVNDGHLYALDAQTGQRCAGFANNGDLDLQHAQPVTTPGMYEPTSPPVVTATTIIVAGAVEDNFSTREPSGVIRGFDVRTGALQWAFDPGAQDPNRIPGPGEHYTIGSPNSWAPAAYDAKLDIVYLPMGVTTPDIWGGYRTPDQERYASGLLALHASTGKFAWFYQSVHHDLWDMDQPSQPTIADITGKDGKTVPVVYAPAKTGNLFVLDRRTGVPVVPAPETPVPQGAAPGDHVAPTQPFSELTYRPKKLLTDADMWGATMYDQLVCRVMFHKLRYEGTFTPPSEQGTLVFPGNLGMFEWGGIALDTDRQIAVANPIALPFVSRLIPRGPGNPMQPVPGAKGSGTEAGIQPQYGVPFGVTLNPFLSPFGLPCKQPAWGYISAIDLKTNEIVWKKRIGTPRDSSSIPLPFKLGMPMLGGPIVTAGGVAFIGATADNYIRAFNVNNGDQLWEARLPAGGQATPMSYSINGRQYIVIAAGGHGSFGTKLGDYVIAYALPQ; encoded by the coding sequence ATGTCAAGACATTCAAGACCGCACGGTGTCATCGCCGTCCTTACACTCTTATTTACTGCACTCACCGCGCTCTATCTGCTGATAGGCGGCGCGTGGCTGCTTTCGCTCGGTGGATCGGCGTATTACGTCATCACCGGCGTCCTGCTGCTGGTCGTGGCGTGGCTGCTCTATCGCCGCAGTCCGGCAGCGCTCGCGCTCTATGCACTCGTGCTCGTCGGCACCGCGGTGTGGTCGCTGTGGGAGTCGGGTCCCGACTTCTGGGCGCTCGCGCCGCGCTCCGGCGTGCTCGTGATCTTCGGCGTGTGGCTGCTGCTCCTCGTGAGCTGGCGCCTCGAAACGCCGCGCAGGTTTGGCGTGACTTCGCTCGTCGTGTCTCTCGTGATCTGGGCCGGCGTGCTGATCTATGCAACCTTCAACGATCCGCAGACGATCAACGGCACATTGAGCTCGGCGTCGGGTACGCCCGCGGCTACCGCGAACGGCATCGATCCTTCCGACTGGCCCGCATATGGCCGCACTCAGGAAGGCACGCGCTATTCCCCGCTGCAGCAGATCACGCCCGATAACGTCAAGAATCTGCAAGTGGCGTGGACTTTTCGCACCGGCGACATGAAAGGCCCGAACGATCCGGTCGAAATCACCAATGAAGTGACGCCGATCAAGATCGGCGATCTGCTTTATCTGTGCTCGCCCCACCAGATCCTGTTCGCGCTCGACGCGAAAACGGGTGCGCTGAAATGGAAGTTCGATCCGCGGCTGAAAAACGATCCGTCGTTCCAGCACGTGACCTGCCGTGGCGTGTCGTACGTCGATCTCTCTGCGAACGCGGCGACCGCACAGCCGGCCACCCCCGCCAGCGACGCTGCAGCGCCGACCACCGAAGCCGCCGCACCGGCTAGCGACGCCGCCGCCTCGGCCACCCCGGCGGCAACCGCGCCCGCGGAGGCCGCCTGCACGCGCCGCATCTTCCTGCCGGTCAACGACGGCCACCTGTACGCGCTCGACGCGCAAACCGGACAGCGTTGCGCGGGCTTTGCCAATAACGGCGACCTCGACCTGCAGCACGCGCAGCCGGTCACCACACCCGGCATGTACGAGCCGACCTCGCCGCCCGTCGTTACAGCCACGACGATCATCGTCGCAGGCGCGGTCGAAGACAATTTCTCGACGCGTGAACCCTCGGGCGTGATCCGCGGCTTCGACGTGCGCACCGGCGCGCTGCAATGGGCGTTCGATCCGGGCGCGCAGGACCCGAACCGGATTCCGGGCCCGGGCGAGCACTACACGATCGGCTCCCCGAACTCGTGGGCGCCGGCCGCGTACGACGCGAAACTGGACATCGTCTATCTGCCGATGGGCGTGACGACGCCGGACATCTGGGGCGGCTATCGCACGCCCGATCAGGAGCGCTATGCAAGCGGCCTGCTGGCGCTGCATGCGTCGACGGGTAAGTTCGCCTGGTTCTATCAGAGCGTTCACCACGACCTGTGGGACATGGACCAGCCGTCGCAGCCGACCATCGCCGACATCACCGGCAAGGACGGCAAGACTGTGCCGGTCGTGTACGCGCCCGCGAAGACCGGCAATCTGTTCGTGCTCGACCGCCGCACCGGCGTGCCCGTGGTTCCCGCACCTGAAACGCCGGTACCGCAAGGCGCCGCGCCGGGCGACCACGTCGCGCCGACGCAGCCGTTCTCCGAACTCACCTACCGTCCAAAGAAACTGCTGACCGACGCGGACATGTGGGGCGCGACGATGTACGACCAGCTCGTCTGCCGTGTGATGTTCCACAAGCTCCGCTACGAGGGCACGTTCACGCCGCCGTCCGAACAGGGCACGCTGGTCTTTCCGGGCAACCTCGGCATGTTCGAATGGGGCGGCATCGCGCTCGATACGGACCGCCAGATCGCCGTGGCCAATCCGATTGCGCTGCCGTTCGTCTCGCGCCTGATCCCACGTGGCCCGGGCAATCCAATGCAGCCCGTACCGGGCGCGAAAGGAAGCGGCACGGAAGCCGGCATCCAGCCGCAATACGGTGTGCCGTTCGGCGTGACACTCAATCCGTTCCTCTCGCCGTTCGGCCTGCCGTGCAAACAACCGGCTTGGGGCTATATCTCCGCAATCGACCTGAAGACCAACGAGATCGTGTGGAAGAAACGCATTGGCACGCCGCGCGACAGCTCGTCGATTCCGTTGCCGTTCAAGCTGGGCATGCCCATGCTGGGCGGCCCGATCGTGACGGCGGGCGGCGTGGCGTTCATCGGGGCGACTGCCGACAACTACATTCGCGCGTTCAACGTGAACAACGGCGATCAACTCTGGGAAGCGCGTTTGCCGGCCGGCGGCCAGGCCACGCCAATGAGCTATTCCATCAACGGTCGTCAGTACATCGTGATCGCTGCGGGCGGCCACGGTTCGTTCGGCACCAAGCTCGGCGATTACGTGATCGCTTACGCGTTGCCACAGTAA
- a CDS encoding YoaK family protein codes for MPPVSSHAAPAPSPLPLCLLVAVAGMTDSLMFMHSSDLLAVYMSGNTSKLARSLALGQWPALAALAGVIAAFFATTTVAAWLGKFVGRWRATLNLALTAVLLCVAWPLAHEQYSAGAVMLIAAAMGALNQVLADEPGVTFITGALVRLSRSLVERDAHAVVTGVLRWLAWLAGAMIGTLLDIRVEAPTLLLLAIGTAMGALICAFQARLPGTSVADHS; via the coding sequence ATGCCGCCCGTTTCTTCCCATGCGGCTCCCGCGCCGTCGCCCTTACCGCTGTGCCTGCTGGTGGCCGTTGCCGGAATGACCGACTCGCTGATGTTCATGCATAGCAGCGATCTGCTCGCCGTCTACATGAGCGGCAACACGTCGAAACTTGCACGCTCGCTCGCCCTCGGCCAGTGGCCCGCGCTCGCCGCGCTTGCTGGCGTGATCGCCGCATTCTTCGCGACGACGACTGTCGCGGCATGGCTCGGCAAATTCGTCGGCCGTTGGCGCGCGACGCTTAACCTCGCGCTCACGGCCGTCCTGCTCTGTGTGGCGTGGCCGCTTGCACACGAGCAGTATTCGGCGGGCGCGGTCATGCTGATCGCCGCCGCCATGGGCGCGCTCAATCAGGTACTCGCCGACGAACCCGGTGTCACGTTCATCACCGGCGCACTCGTCAGACTGAGCCGCTCGCTTGTGGAGCGCGATGCCCATGCCGTCGTCACTGGCGTGCTGCGGTGGCTAGCGTGGCTCGCGGGCGCCATGATCGGCACGCTGCTGGACATTCGCGTCGAGGCGCCGACGCTGTTGCTGCTCGCGATCGGCACCGCCATGGGCGCGCTGATATGCGCGTTCCAGGCGCGCCTGCCCGGCACATCCGTTGCCGACCATTCGTAA